A single genomic interval of Chitinophaga sp. 180180018-3 harbors:
- a CDS encoding FecR domain-containing protein, giving the protein MEELERYLLQKFLDGFCTNEELRRVQVLLNTREGHQLLDTLISQREQQAWDNPPKPDPAMQEIIQNKQAEMMARISAEPHRGRPFQDKARAIIQLRKPLRYAAIWTGLLLVAGFAGWQIKKNYHAGMAAVHYVEKSNRQGIPVCYTLPDSTLVYLAAGSTLKYPEAYPQNGRDVQLLGEAFFDVKPDKDHPFSIHSGNIETRVLGTSFRITAFAGQQQEVAVATGRVSVSAIHQEETTTLAELTPGMKVTYDPQSGKTLKGKVDIYKLEQWKSGELTIDEQPMTAVALQLERRYGVQLVFADPETANSRVSGTFSATEPVSGVLDMLGFVGKFRHEKGNGKIINIYKTK; this is encoded by the coding sequence ATGGAAGAATTAGAAAGGTACCTGCTGCAAAAGTTTCTGGACGGTTTTTGCACAAACGAAGAGCTCAGGCGCGTCCAGGTGCTTTTAAATACCCGGGAAGGCCATCAGCTGCTCGATACCCTGATATCGCAACGTGAACAGCAGGCATGGGACAATCCTCCCAAACCAGATCCGGCAATGCAGGAAATCATCCAAAATAAACAGGCTGAAATGATGGCGCGGATAAGCGCGGAGCCACATCGCGGCCGCCCTTTCCAAGATAAGGCCAGGGCGATAATACAGCTGAGAAAACCACTCAGGTATGCTGCCATCTGGACGGGTCTCCTCTTAGTGGCCGGTTTTGCGGGATGGCAGATCAAAAAAAATTATCACGCCGGTATGGCGGCAGTACACTATGTGGAAAAGAGCAACCGGCAGGGCATTCCTGTATGCTACACCCTGCCCGACAGTACATTGGTATACCTGGCAGCCGGCAGTACATTAAAATATCCGGAGGCCTATCCCCAAAACGGCCGGGATGTGCAATTGCTCGGGGAAGCATTTTTTGATGTAAAACCCGACAAAGACCATCCATTCTCTATCCATTCCGGCAACATAGAAACCAGGGTGCTCGGTACCTCCTTCAGGATTACGGCTTTTGCCGGACAACAGCAGGAAGTAGCCGTTGCCACCGGTAGAGTAAGTGTAAGCGCTATCCATCAGGAAGAAACAACAACACTGGCCGAGCTGACGCCTGGCATGAAAGTAACCTATGATCCGCAATCGGGTAAAACACTTAAAGGGAAAGTAGATATATATAAGCTGGAACAGTGGAAATCCGGCGAGCTGACTATAGACGAACAACCCATGACTGCCGTTGCCCTGCAACTGGAACGGCGTTATGGCGTACAACTCGTATTCGCTGACCCGGAAACGGCAAACAGCCGGGTAAGCGGTACTTTCTCCGCCACAGAGCCGGTTTCCGGCGTACTTGATATGTTAGGCTTTGTCGGCAAATTCAGACATGAAAAAGGGAACGGAAAAATAATTAACATCTACAAAACTAAATGA
- a CDS encoding TonB-dependent receptor yields the protein MQKVGNLLRLLRFTAPSGSYYLLWTLVLTMLAATAGAQDLTATKINLDINGVSIKDALSVIQQQSGIKFIYGADVRHYASVKVSVKEKNISVKDAIARVLKNTNLRYIQKGAHVLIDEKPAASTSPDIVAGQQAAGSYTLKGRVVDFETSQPLIGATVKLAEKKMSAITNENGYYTFNHLPAGNYTIVTSFMGYQNDSLPGINLRGNPTAVYDIKMMAGGKSLQEVVVNSGPRHLRVITHTTNRQLIDQIRSASSVITGISSEQISKMADRNAAQVMQRTAGVTIKDDKFPVVRGMDPRYNAIYLNDNIAPSTELYSRSFALDLIPSRIIDRILIYKSPAPDLYGDMSGGAIKIFTKDAKQVKHFDIEVIGSNRVGTSFKPLLTYNGGKYDYLGFDDGTRKLPAGVPPFGDQHKSTLSQEQYVQAFSPVLQYGYKTALPDLQLTITNYNSFPLGRRMVSSLTAFNYRYEAQRNDIQTQTGNTGSLGLGNNKMGNEDQNIENVQLNLLQNFSTQLADSGQIYFRNFLLEDVSKSVVVRLTHDNILPPQHYLSAIRKDNILSFTQRFLYAGNLGGIHYLHHKQQHLRWNLGYTYSRQSIPDQRIIRLQHWTFGYYPDVFTLPGNVAKTADGSGMGWESYYRGQASLTEVDYQPGYGVITRLWLKNKEGVYNGSLDYDLPIRSTLTLKAGTFHQWKEREVYRRQFKVNDGQESLGNYPPGYYRYADWHKVNFKEQDLGRLWSADYLREDGTALKVYDNTETQDSYIATEQLNAGYLAVQARPLGQKLEIYAGLRVEYDRQKLGATNGQSTGTTPLLISRPLWSWLPSINISYRAQNNWVARAAYGRSVNRPEFREISPFANFDFISNELIIGNPRLVSAQLNNYDLRLEWYPRSTRQDEMITLGGFYKTLDQPIERIRKQTAVDEVLTNISFSNAHEAKIYGVEAEIRKSFDFIPGNFFRNLYVIANGTIIHSQVTVPDTVRLGAYKSDKYTRPLQGQAPYIANVGLFYDNAGTGTKISVSYNIAGTRIYAAGVYEPLGGSFDSTHTNSVYRGSILELPRHLVDLSLTQRIIGALQVKIAVQNILNEAVTFVEDNNFNNKYDKEKLTPLFLNDGSPLLNQDGTQKMAYKGDNIFRKYYPNRYVRLTFTYSF from the coding sequence ATGCAAAAAGTAGGAAATCTACTTCGTTTATTACGTTTTACAGCACCTTCGGGAAGTTATTACCTGCTTTGGACATTGGTATTAACGATGCTTGCAGCAACGGCCGGCGCACAGGATCTGACTGCTACAAAAATCAATCTTGATATAAACGGTGTGTCGATCAAAGATGCCCTTAGTGTCATACAACAACAGAGCGGTATCAAATTTATTTACGGAGCTGATGTCCGCCACTATGCTTCCGTTAAAGTAAGCGTCAAAGAAAAAAATATCTCCGTTAAAGATGCCATTGCGAGGGTATTGAAAAATACTAACCTGCGTTATATACAAAAAGGAGCGCATGTACTTATTGATGAAAAGCCTGCGGCTTCTACATCTCCCGACATTGTTGCCGGTCAGCAGGCAGCCGGCTCCTATACACTGAAAGGCAGGGTGGTTGATTTTGAAACCTCTCAACCACTTATAGGAGCCACCGTGAAGCTGGCTGAAAAAAAAATGTCAGCGATTACCAATGAGAACGGGTACTATACTTTCAACCATCTTCCGGCAGGTAATTACACCATAGTGACCAGTTTCATGGGTTATCAAAATGATTCATTACCTGGCATAAATCTCCGGGGAAATCCAACAGCTGTTTACGATATAAAGATGATGGCGGGTGGAAAATCGCTGCAGGAAGTTGTGGTTAACTCGGGTCCCCGGCACCTGCGGGTGATTACCCATACCACCAATCGCCAGCTTATAGATCAGATACGTAGTGCCAGCAGCGTAATAACAGGCATTTCCAGTGAGCAGATCAGTAAGATGGCCGACCGTAATGCCGCACAGGTAATGCAGCGCACAGCCGGTGTTACAATAAAAGATGATAAATTCCCCGTAGTACGCGGAATGGATCCCCGTTACAATGCCATCTACCTTAATGATAATATAGCGCCATCCACTGAGCTATACAGCCGCAGCTTTGCCCTGGATCTTATTCCCAGCCGCATTATTGACCGTATCCTGATATATAAATCCCCGGCGCCTGACCTTTATGGGGATATGAGCGGAGGAGCTATAAAAATATTTACCAAAGATGCCAAACAGGTAAAGCATTTCGATATAGAAGTAATCGGCAGTAACAGGGTGGGCACCAGCTTTAAACCCTTGTTGACTTATAACGGCGGCAAATATGATTACCTCGGTTTTGATGATGGTACGCGCAAGCTGCCTGCCGGCGTGCCTCCTTTTGGGGATCAGCATAAGTCGACCCTCTCCCAGGAGCAATACGTACAGGCATTTTCCCCGGTGCTCCAATATGGATACAAAACCGCCTTACCGGATTTGCAGCTAACGATTACCAACTACAACTCGTTCCCGCTTGGGCGCCGGATGGTATCGTCCCTGACAGCATTCAATTACCGGTACGAGGCCCAGCGAAATGACATACAAACGCAAACAGGCAATACAGGCTCGCTGGGCCTCGGCAACAACAAAATGGGCAATGAAGATCAGAATATAGAAAACGTTCAGTTAAACTTGCTACAGAACTTCAGTACCCAACTCGCTGACTCAGGGCAGATATATTTCCGGAACTTTCTGCTGGAAGATGTTTCCAAATCGGTAGTTGTAAGGCTCACCCACGATAATATATTGCCTCCACAGCACTACCTCAGTGCCATCCGTAAGGATAATATACTTTCCTTCACACAGCGGTTCTTATACGCCGGCAATCTGGGAGGTATTCATTACCTGCACCATAAACAACAACATCTAAGGTGGAACCTGGGTTATACCTATAGCCGGCAAAGCATCCCTGACCAACGGATTATCCGCCTGCAACACTGGACATTCGGTTATTATCCCGACGTGTTTACACTGCCCGGGAATGTTGCCAAAACTGCAGATGGGTCGGGAATGGGTTGGGAGTCGTATTACCGCGGCCAGGCATCCCTCACGGAGGTAGACTATCAGCCTGGCTATGGCGTCATCACCCGTTTATGGTTGAAAAACAAAGAAGGCGTATATAATGGATCTCTGGATTATGATCTGCCCATCCGGTCCACACTAACTTTGAAAGCCGGCACCTTTCATCAATGGAAGGAACGGGAGGTATATCGCAGACAGTTCAAGGTAAACGATGGTCAGGAATCGCTGGGAAATTATCCACCCGGATATTACAGATATGCCGACTGGCACAAGGTAAATTTCAAAGAACAGGATTTGGGACGACTCTGGTCTGCTGATTACCTGCGTGAAGATGGTACTGCTTTAAAAGTGTATGATAATACCGAAACACAGGATAGTTATATTGCCACTGAACAACTCAATGCCGGATATCTTGCCGTTCAGGCCCGCCCGCTGGGCCAAAAGCTGGAGATATATGCCGGTCTGAGGGTAGAGTATGATCGCCAGAAACTGGGAGCTACCAATGGCCAATCCACCGGAACTACGCCATTACTTATTAGCCGGCCCTTATGGTCGTGGCTCCCCTCGATTAACATCAGTTATCGCGCTCAAAACAACTGGGTAGCACGGGCAGCTTATGGCCGCAGTGTAAACAGGCCTGAGTTCAGGGAAATAAGCCCCTTTGCCAATTTTGATTTTATATCCAATGAATTAATTATCGGTAATCCCCGCCTGGTAAGCGCGCAGCTGAACAATTATGACTTAAGGCTGGAGTGGTATCCACGAAGTACCCGCCAGGATGAAATGATCACATTAGGAGGTTTCTATAAAACATTGGATCAGCCTATTGAACGTATCCGTAAGCAAACGGCGGTAGATGAAGTGTTGACTAATATCAGTTTTTCCAATGCACATGAAGCTAAAATTTATGGTGTAGAGGCCGAAATACGAAAGAGCTTTGACTTTATCCCTGGTAACTTTTTCCGCAACCTGTATGTGATTGCCAACGGAACCATTATTCACAGCCAGGTAACAGTGCCGGATACTGTGCGCCTGGGTGCTTATAAAAGTGATAAATATACCCGCCCGTTACAAGGGCAGGCCCCATATATCGCCAACGTAGGCCTGTTTTACGACAATGCAGGAACGGGCACCAAAATATCAGTATCCTATAATATAGCAGGCACCAGGATCTATGCGGCAGGCGTATATGAGCCACTGGGTGGCAGCTTTGATTCTACTCATACTAACAGCGTATACCGGGGAAGCATTCTTGAGCTGCCCAGGCACCTGGTTGACCTGAGTCTTACACAACGCATCATTGGCGCGTTGCAGGTAAAAATAGCCGTGCAGAACATCCTGAACGAGGCGGTGACTTTTGTGGAGGATAATAATTTCAACAATAAATATGATAAAGAAAAGCTGACTCCCCTGTTCTTAAATGACGGTAGTCCTTTGCTCAATCAGGATGGCACACAGAAAATGGCCTATAAAGGAGATAACATCTTCCGAAAATATTATCCTAACCGGTATGTACGGCTCACTTTTACCTACTCTTTTTAA
- a CDS encoding carbohydrate-binding protein encodes MQRTARLLQICSNRWEKISVLLLSLCLLCCTLNAQYVLLDDMEGHGLCSGKWTYYAGNTTTGKVEFGVPNPNPSGLNTSSLVAKFTKDTSCFEYMSASCQLTDSFNLSSNSIFKMLVYSSTLDEIMFKLQPGTNYSKAVFFTFKPSRVNHWEEATYDFQSVKTRTDFNTIAIQYIDGKKANGIMYFDLIQGPSPTAIVLKDTSIVMGQENGVVLTASVKGGKLKPTLTPANWSAANLPPGVTISGVQRINDTAASITLSGNSPANYSRTTLKLNIAGAELTTANVAVYTAKGKVVFEGNPNWTLIFADEFNGSGKPDRTKWTVDAHPKGWINGEQEVYTDSTHDNAMVRNGHLVITGKKDFPTGKTTEPWSSARLVTQGKFDFLYGKVEVRARLPRAHGSWPAIWLMPTTSAYGGWPKSGELDIMEHVGNNFGTVLSTIHTQNHNWTNGGGISNSKKMMDVDTAYHVYAMEWAPDTIRFRYDSTQILSYANPHTDWKDWPFDQKFYLILNVAIGGGMGGSIVDADWPDSMLVDYARVYQKGLGTPVLDSITVMPADLSFLPGKQQQYTASALDQNGSPMAITPVWSITGTGNTITANGLATLNSSGQVKVTATVDSTTKTGTAFATLRTANYKLIPAKIEAENFGNSNSNSTEPCSDIGGGLDLSYIGSGTWFEYDINVPKSDTYRIQFRVAVNSASSLRVQLDTTVLQTVSLPVSGGWQKWITVTSAPIRLDTGRQTIRIVANKDGWNFNWLSIIPSDSVYLDRIVVKPDSATITVGQVQQFLATGYAQDSSQLPISLVWSASDSGSVSTTGLFSGNAAGDYFVTAASGNRQDSAIVHVITPPALTRIVITPDSLTVPLHASQQYVAKGYDQRNNPYTFKANWGVIGVGNSIDTNGVFTAGATPGTFAITATGNNISDTAVVIVDYTCTVNNKYEAESASNRATGPVLEACTDVGGGQDFTNLKPGDWFAYSNLVVPVAGRYNISFRVLTTAPAKIWIGHSTFQFDTISVPSTGGVWQTITDTIRLPALSYTGVHILSGNPKFNWFSIDNCAVNGSAATMAYSKAESPAATTDSTGPVIYPNPTNGQLTIDLRGQSYRRLTLMDIRGNILRQWNIQKGERQISRDISALATGTYMLVLESEKKTRTFRIIKI; translated from the coding sequence TTGCAACGTACAGCACGGTTGCTGCAAATTTGCAGTAACCGATGGGAAAAAATCTCTGTATTATTGCTATCGTTATGTTTATTGTGTTGTACACTTAACGCACAATACGTGCTGCTCGACGATATGGAGGGACACGGCCTCTGCTCCGGCAAATGGACTTATTACGCCGGCAATACTACTACCGGTAAAGTAGAATTTGGTGTACCCAATCCCAATCCTTCCGGCCTGAATACCAGTTCGCTGGTGGCCAAATTCACTAAAGATACCAGCTGCTTCGAGTATATGAGCGCATCATGTCAGCTGACAGATTCTTTCAATCTCTCTTCCAACAGCATATTCAAAATGCTGGTATACAGCAGTACGCTGGATGAAATTATGTTTAAACTGCAGCCTGGTACCAACTACAGCAAGGCTGTCTTTTTTACCTTTAAACCTTCCCGTGTGAACCACTGGGAAGAAGCTACCTACGACTTCCAGAGCGTGAAAACCAGGACTGATTTCAATACCATCGCCATACAATACATAGATGGTAAAAAAGCCAATGGCATCATGTACTTCGACCTGATACAGGGACCGAGTCCCACCGCCATTGTTTTAAAAGATACCAGTATTGTGATGGGACAGGAAAACGGGGTAGTGCTGACTGCATCAGTGAAAGGAGGAAAACTGAAACCTACGCTGACACCCGCTAACTGGTCGGCTGCTAATTTGCCGCCGGGCGTTACCATCAGTGGTGTTCAGCGGATAAATGACACCGCAGCAAGTATTACGCTCAGCGGTAATTCTCCGGCCAACTATTCACGAACTACGCTGAAACTTAACATAGCGGGCGCAGAGCTGACCACAGCTAACGTTGCCGTCTATACGGCAAAAGGGAAAGTGGTATTTGAAGGTAATCCCAACTGGACACTGATATTTGCGGACGAATTTAATGGCAGTGGCAAACCTGACCGCACCAAATGGACGGTAGATGCGCACCCTAAAGGATGGATAAACGGAGAGCAGGAGGTATATACAGATAGTACCCATGATAATGCCATGGTGAGGAACGGTCATCTGGTGATTACCGGGAAAAAAGATTTCCCTACAGGGAAGACTACAGAGCCCTGGTCTTCTGCCCGGCTTGTCACACAGGGCAAATTTGATTTCCTTTATGGCAAGGTGGAGGTGAGAGCCAGATTGCCCCGTGCGCATGGCTCCTGGCCCGCCATCTGGCTGATGCCTACTACCAGTGCTTATGGCGGGTGGCCCAAAAGCGGGGAATTGGATATCATGGAACATGTTGGCAATAACTTCGGAACGGTATTGTCTACCATTCATACGCAGAACCATAACTGGACTAATGGCGGAGGTATCAGCAACAGTAAGAAAATGATGGATGTTGATACTGCATACCATGTATATGCTATGGAATGGGCGCCGGATACCATCCGGTTCAGATACGACTCCACACAGATCCTGTCTTACGCCAACCCACACACGGATTGGAAAGACTGGCCATTTGATCAGAAATTCTATCTTATCCTGAACGTGGCTATTGGCGGGGGAATGGGCGGCTCAATCGTGGATGCAGACTGGCCGGACAGTATGCTGGTAGATTATGCGCGCGTTTATCAGAAAGGTCTTGGTACACCGGTGTTAGACAGCATCACCGTTATGCCGGCCGACTTATCATTCCTGCCCGGAAAGCAGCAACAGTATACCGCCAGCGCCCTGGACCAAAACGGGAGCCCCATGGCCATTACACCCGTATGGAGCATCACCGGAACAGGCAACACCATCACTGCCAACGGGCTGGCCACGCTAAACAGTTCGGGGCAGGTAAAGGTAACGGCTACGGTAGACAGTACCACTAAAACAGGCACCGCCTTTGCCACCTTGCGGACAGCCAACTACAAACTCATTCCTGCTAAAATAGAAGCGGAAAATTTCGGCAACAGTAATTCCAATAGCACAGAACCCTGCTCCGACATTGGGGGCGGCCTGGATCTGAGTTACATTGGATCCGGTACCTGGTTCGAGTACGATATTAACGTGCCGAAGTCCGACACCTACAGGATACAGTTTCGTGTTGCTGTTAATAGCGCTTCCAGCCTGCGGGTACAACTGGATACTACCGTATTGCAGACGGTTAGTTTGCCGGTAAGTGGTGGCTGGCAAAAATGGATCACTGTAACGTCTGCGCCTATACGACTGGATACCGGCCGGCAAACGATCCGCATTGTTGCCAATAAGGACGGTTGGAATTTCAACTGGCTGAGCATTATTCCTTCGGACTCCGTTTATCTCGACCGCATTGTTGTAAAACCAGACAGTGCCACCATTACTGTAGGGCAGGTGCAACAGTTTTTGGCGACGGGCTACGCACAGGACAGCAGCCAGTTGCCTATATCGCTGGTATGGTCTGCATCTGACAGCGGTAGTGTCAGTACCACTGGTCTGTTCAGTGGTAATGCTGCCGGAGATTACTTCGTGACGGCTGCCTCCGGAAACAGGCAGGACAGTGCCATTGTGCATGTAATTACTCCTCCTGCACTAACACGTATTGTGATCACACCGGATTCGCTGACCGTTCCGTTGCATGCATCCCAGCAGTACGTGGCGAAAGGCTATGACCAGCGCAATAACCCTTATACCTTTAAGGCAAACTGGGGCGTCATCGGAGTCGGAAACAGCATCGATACAAACGGTGTTTTCACGGCTGGGGCAACACCTGGTACATTCGCCATCACAGCTACCGGAAACAATATATCCGACACGGCGGTGGTGATCGTGGATTATACTTGTACGGTCAATAATAAGTATGAAGCTGAAAGTGCTTCCAACCGTGCTACCGGGCCGGTACTGGAAGCCTGTACAGATGTGGGAGGGGGGCAGGACTTTACCAACCTGAAGCCGGGCGACTGGTTTGCCTACAGTAACCTGGTGGTGCCGGTAGCAGGCAGATATAATATCAGTTTCAGAGTGTTGACCACCGCGCCGGCTAAGATATGGATCGGCCACAGTACATTTCAGTTCGATACCATCTCTGTACCATCTACCGGTGGCGTATGGCAGACGATTACAGATACCATCAGGCTGCCGGCCCTCAGTTATACAGGCGTACATATACTGTCTGGCAACCCGAAGTTTAACTGGTTCAGTATTGATAACTGCGCAGTAAACGGATCGGCTGCCACGATGGCTTATAGTAAAGCTGAATCTCCTGCAGCAACAACAGATAGCACAGGGCCTGTCATTTATCCCAATCCTACCAACGGACAGCTGACCATAGATCTGCGCGGCCAGTCGTACAGGCGGCTAACCCTGATGGATATACGTGGTAACATACTGCGACAGTGGAATATCCAAAAAGGTGAGCGGCAAATCAGCAGAGACATCAGCGCTTTGGCAACGGGTACCTATATGCTGGTACTGGAAAGCGAAAAGAAGACCAGGACTTTCCGGATTATCAAAATTTAA
- a CDS encoding RNA polymerase sigma-70 factor, whose translation MDFKQASDIELWQCCRHDNIQAYNELFSRYYPRMFQLASRYIHDTMVAEELCMDQLFRLWMKREEIIIKSDFSSYLFRAIRNLVISHLRKNIPVALTLEELREDHQADSDADYQLLSEEAQQVYRNALSGLSPQRRQVFILSREEHLTYAEIAQRMGLSVNTVENYMVAALSILRKKMKEYAPPALIPLLLFSHFPSHLL comes from the coding sequence ATGGATTTCAAACAGGCTTCTGATATAGAATTATGGCAATGTTGCCGTCATGACAACATCCAGGCTTATAATGAGTTATTCAGCCGGTACTATCCCCGGATGTTTCAACTTGCCTCCCGGTATATTCATGACACAATGGTAGCGGAAGAACTCTGTATGGATCAGTTGTTCCGTCTTTGGATGAAGCGCGAAGAAATAATCATCAAAAGCGACTTTTCAAGCTACCTGTTCCGCGCTATCCGCAACCTTGTTATTAGCCACCTGCGTAAAAATATCCCGGTAGCGCTTACCCTGGAGGAATTGAGGGAAGACCATCAGGCAGATAGCGATGCCGACTACCAACTGCTCTCTGAAGAGGCGCAGCAGGTATACCGCAATGCCCTGAGCGGACTAAGCCCACAACGTCGGCAGGTATTTATTTTAAGCAGGGAAGAGCACCTGACATATGCTGAAATTGCCCAACGGATGGGACTTTCTGTGAATACCGTCGAAAACTATATGGTCGCTGCATTAAGCATCTTACGAAAAAAAATGAAAGAATATGCCCCACCGGCATTGATTCCCCTGTTGCTTTTCAGCCATTTCCCTTCACACCTTTTATAG